Proteins from a single region of Leptospira brenneri:
- a CDS encoding GNAT family N-acetyltransferase, translated as MLFESPYTIERIKNPSEALQENLWNLLHEFSVSKLGDPSFEKKEFFAILVKEGETLVAASLCYLFFKGLNLQLLWVAEEKRGLDLGTKLLKQIEEEALGLGATLVFGYSFGFQAPKFYTKLGYEEVGMIPDYPLGQNCYFLCKKLNIDSP; from the coding sequence ATGTTATTTGAATCTCCCTATACCATCGAAAGAATCAAAAATCCTTCAGAAGCTTTGCAGGAAAATCTTTGGAACCTACTTCATGAATTCAGTGTTTCGAAATTAGGGGATCCGAGTTTCGAGAAAAAAGAATTTTTCGCCATTCTTGTGAAAGAGGGGGAAACTCTTGTTGCTGCATCCCTTTGTTATTTATTCTTTAAAGGTTTGAACCTCCAGCTTCTCTGGGTTGCAGAAGAAAAACGGGGACTAGATCTCGGAACCAAGTTACTAAAACAAATTGAAGAAGAAGCACTAGGACTTGGAGCCACTCTTGTTTTTGGTTATTCTTTTGGGTTCCAAGCCCCTAAGTTCTATACAAAACTCGGTTATGAAGAAGTGGGGATGATTCCCGATTACCCTCTGGGACAGAATTGTTATTTCCTTTGCAAAAAGTTAAATATTGATTCTCCTTGA
- the fliN gene encoding flagellar motor switch protein FliN yields the protein MGEGSLSQEDIDALLGGFSGGGSTPAAGGSGGGGGLDDLDALVGGGGDDNGPSFADIAAALGPSATPSPARSASKSQASPGSNTANLNLLLDVTLQLTIELGRTTMFIKDVLQLTEGTVVELDKNIGEELDILANGKLVGRGKLIILDDYYGVQITQIVDPMERLGGPAFL from the coding sequence ATGGGTGAAGGTTCACTATCACAAGAAGACATAGATGCTCTACTCGGCGGTTTTAGTGGAGGAGGGAGCACTCCTGCAGCTGGTGGTTCTGGAGGCGGCGGTGGTCTTGATGATTTAGATGCCCTCGTTGGTGGCGGTGGGGATGACAATGGCCCTTCTTTTGCTGATATTGCTGCAGCCCTTGGTCCGAGTGCCACTCCCAGTCCCGCAAGGTCTGCATCTAAGTCTCAAGCGAGCCCAGGAAGTAATACAGCCAACCTCAATTTACTTTTAGATGTTACCCTCCAACTCACAATCGAACTGGGACGAACTACTATGTTCATCAAAGATGTCCTCCAGCTAACAGAAGGGACTGTGGTCGAATTAGATAAAAATATTGGGGAAGAGCTTGATATCCTTGCGAATGGGAAACTGGTCGGTCGGGGAAAACTCATTATTTTAGATGACTACTACGGTGTCCAAATCACTCAAATCGTCGATCCAATGGAAAGACTTGGTGGCCCCGCCTTCTTATAG
- a CDS encoding AAA family ATPase has product MSNSATHPDYFKAKELFASELKNANYQFVQEKEETLFRFRSENAGKDRILDCLGIVRNYIENFRIYNFEEGYISIQALNENLFEPQKNLSGKFRIRFSFKSDLKVECSKHGDFSTKEIQTILSLFQFLKAEGTESRDPRILLHQLGAEVYEPHLEKAKGNDLGFDSVFGYDRVKAQILESLVFPILKPEPFYEITKLTRKKPSPNLPRAVLFEGEPGVGKTSMAKIVSHLCGIPMVYVPIESILSKYYGESSQNLAMVFDAAALFPRCMLFLDEIDSLATSREDGLFEATRNLLSVLLRKLDGFAERSGTITIGATNRKRDLDSALLSRFDRKIYFPLPNTNERSKILEGYAKHLPSKDREKLAEVLEGASGRNLKDYCDYVERRWITQNWEKEDFLSAPEISFYLDSFPDFGWKR; this is encoded by the coding sequence ATGTCCAATTCTGCGACCCATCCGGATTATTTCAAAGCGAAGGAACTATTTGCCTCTGAACTAAAAAATGCCAATTATCAATTTGTCCAAGAAAAGGAAGAGACCCTCTTTCGATTTCGTTCGGAAAATGCAGGGAAAGACCGAATTCTGGATTGTTTGGGAATTGTTAGAAATTATATAGAAAACTTTCGGATTTATAATTTTGAAGAAGGATATATTAGCATCCAAGCCTTAAACGAAAATTTATTTGAACCACAAAAGAATCTATCAGGTAAGTTTCGGATTCGATTTTCTTTCAAATCAGATTTAAAAGTAGAGTGTTCTAAACATGGTGATTTTTCCACCAAAGAAATCCAAACGATTTTAAGTCTGTTTCAATTTTTAAAGGCAGAAGGTACCGAATCAAGGGATCCAAGAATCCTCCTCCACCAACTCGGAGCAGAAGTTTATGAGCCGCATTTAGAAAAAGCAAAAGGTAACGACCTAGGTTTTGATTCTGTTTTTGGGTATGATAGGGTGAAAGCTCAGATCTTAGAAAGTTTGGTTTTTCCTATTTTGAAACCAGAACCTTTTTATGAAATTACCAAACTCACTCGTAAAAAACCAAGCCCCAATCTTCCCCGCGCCGTTCTCTTTGAAGGGGAACCAGGAGTGGGAAAAACCAGTATGGCCAAAATTGTCTCCCATCTCTGTGGGATTCCCATGGTTTACGTACCCATTGAATCCATCTTAAGTAAGTATTACGGAGAATCCTCCCAAAACCTAGCGATGGTCTTTGATGCTGCTGCCCTTTTCCCTAGGTGTATGCTCTTTTTGGATGAAATCGATTCCCTAGCCACATCTCGAGAGGATGGACTTTTTGAAGCTACAAGGAACCTACTCAGTGTTCTCCTTCGCAAACTAGATGGGTTTGCGGAACGAAGCGGAACCATTACCATCGGTGCCACCAATCGAAAAAGGGATTTGGACTCAGCACTTCTCTCCCGGTTTGACCGAAAGATCTACTTTCCTTTGCCAAATACGAACGAACGTTCCAAAATTTTAGAGGGTTATGCAAAACACCTCCCCTCCAAAGACCGAGAGAAGCTGGCCGAAGTCTTGGAAGGTGCCTCGGGAAGGAATTTAAAAGACTATTGTGACTATGTCGAGAGGCGATGGATCACCCAAAACTGGGAAAAAGAGGACTTTTTGTCCGCTCCCGAGATTTCATTTTATTTGGATTCCTTTCCAGATTTTGGATGGAAACGCTAA
- the fcpB gene encoding flagellar-coiling protein FcpB, whose amino-acid sequence MKIKLILPILLLNFGVFAQTGSSETGSTSAGIDPTQSGKSITETEKELDDNISEVNKRLRLHTVLFKMKVRTLPHRTVLYKGKPSADGERCEVADKQEAQDNTCLHLEVFDFVGSEDGKSSKNLGAKFKKMELFYEGTNNADPDPRKEQPRNLTKVRTYIYQNNFVLEDKIISVIADVAPNGTPAHDDKLELFYQHDDYPVWGTPETPSEKGVGKYILANVENTKTNPIRNNFKKQFYFKNLDYFDKLFTKLFDYNDRDSNKHYKKNVEALKSSLKY is encoded by the coding sequence ATGAAAATAAAATTAATTCTCCCCATCCTTTTACTCAATTTTGGGGTTTTCGCTCAAACTGGTAGCTCGGAAACAGGTTCCACTTCTGCTGGAATTGATCCTACTCAATCCGGTAAATCCATTACTGAGACAGAAAAAGAACTAGATGATAATATTTCTGAAGTGAATAAACGCCTCCGTTTACACACAGTTTTATTTAAAATGAAAGTGAGAACTCTTCCTCACCGCACTGTCCTTTACAAAGGAAAACCAAGTGCTGATGGCGAAAGATGTGAAGTCGCTGACAAACAAGAAGCACAAGATAACACTTGTTTGCATTTAGAAGTTTTTGACTTTGTGGGAAGTGAAGATGGAAAGTCTTCAAAAAACCTTGGTGCGAAATTCAAAAAAATGGAACTTTTTTATGAAGGTACCAATAACGCAGATCCAGATCCAAGAAAAGAACAACCACGTAACCTTACAAAAGTAAGAACTTACATTTACCAAAACAATTTTGTTTTAGAAGACAAAATCATTTCCGTGATTGCTGACGTTGCACCAAACGGAACTCCAGCGCATGACGATAAACTGGAACTCTTCTACCAACATGATGACTATCCTGTTTGGGGAACTCCAGAAACTCCTTCTGAAAAAGGTGTTGGTAAATACATTCTTGCGAACGTAGAAAATACAAAAACAAACCCAATTCGAAACAATTTCAAAAAACAATTCTACTTCAAAAACTTGGATTACTTCGACAAACTGTTTACAAAACTTTTCGATTATAACGATCGAGATTCCAATAAACACTATAAGAAAAACGTAGAAGCATTGAAGAGTTCTTTAAAGTACTAA